A segment of the Nostoc sp. TCL26-01 genome:
AGCCTTACTCAACACAATCAAATCTTGTCCTACAGCAAAGTCGCTAATGTAATCAACACCTAAAGTGCTGACTCCACCACCTTGGAACAGATACCTATCCCTACCAGCACCGCCAGTGAGAATATCATCACCCGCACCGCCAAAGAGAGTATCATCTCCAGCTAAACCTTGGATTTGGTCATTACCACTACCACCACTGAGGATATTATTCAACGAATTACCAGTCAGACGGTCATTTCCTGCACCACCCGTAGCGTTTTCGATGACATTATTGGCAGAGAGAATCAATTTGAGATTGCTATTCACCGTTTGCGATGTCGTCACACCCAAATTCACCTTCACACCCACAGTGCTACCAGTAAAGTTAATCGTATCGATACCGCCTGTGGTAGTTTCTGTAATTGTGTCAGTTCCCAAGGTGGTATTAGCTACGTAGGCATAAGTATCATTGCCATCACCACCAGCAAGAGTGTTATTAGCACTATTACCTTTGAGGATGTTATTACCTGCATTCCCTGTCCCACTGATGGCTGCTGTGCCTGTAAGAGTGAGGTTTTCCACATTAGTGGGTAACGTAGTAGTAACCGCAGTACTCAGAGTATCGGTGATAGTTGTCGTGACTGTATTGGTTGTCCCCAGAGTCGCATTGGTAGGAGAAGTCAGCTTCAGAGTAAAGGTTTCATCAACTTCGTTGACTGAATCATTGAGAATGGGGATATTGATGACCTTACTCGTATCTCCTGGGTTGAAAGTCAGAGTTCCAGTTGTGGCGGTGTAGTCTGAACCTGCTGTAGCCGTACCATTAGCCGTAGTGTATTGGACTGTGATAGTTTGGCTACTGGGATTTGATAAACTGATGGTGTAACCAGCGTTTTGAGGATTAGTTAAACCTTCGACAATGGTTTGATTAGCGCTGAGTTTGATTATAGGTTGAGGGTCGTCATCGATAATACTAACTGTTGCATTAGAGACTGTACCCAAGGTTGCGCCACCTGTGGGATTACTTAAAGTAAGTGTGATGGTTTCATTAGATTCATCTATGATGTCATTGACAATAGGAATGGTAACGGTTTTGCTGGTTTCCCCATCGGCAAAATTAACAGTAATTGCTGTGTTGTTGTAGTCGCTTGGTGCTTTAGCTGTGCCATCTTTTAAGTTGATTTTGGCACTCACAGCCCCATCATTACCATTGGTGCGAGTGACAGTTACAGCTGCGATAGGGGTTCCATCTTCTCGGACACTAAATTGAGGAGAACTAAAAACTAAGGTTCCGTTATTTGGCGAAGTGTTACTGTAAATTGTAGCTGTAAATTCCGATGTATCATACAAATCATTACTATCTCTAGGATCGAGAGCAAAATCAACAAATGACCCCTTATTTACGGCAACTCTAACTTTATAATTAATGCCTTGTCCTCCATCTAGAATTTGTGACCAAGTTTCTACCCCGTCAACGAAAATTCGTCCAACAATGCCATAGCTGCTGCTAAGAGATTTTAAATCTCCAGAAATATCAACAGTACCGTCAATTTCACTTACCCAACGTCGAACTGCCCATTGCTCAACAGGTAGCCGACCTCCACCTGTTGTTTTTCCATTAGGATGACCACTTATTGCTCTTAGATTTGTCCAATAAGTTCCTTCTTGAACGAACCAAGTAGAAGAATCGATAAACTGGGTCATCAATTGGAAATCAGAACTATTAAATGGCCCGTTATAGTAACCGTAATACCAGTTATTTTGTCCTTGAATAGCTGAAAATTCTGTTTGAGAATTGGCTATTTCGAGGCTATTACTGGCCGTTCTAATTAACTCTACATTGTCCAGCAGCAGTCCGTAAGTATCTCCACCAGCATGGTCAAAAATCAACTTTCCATTTGCTGCTGAAGTAATTGTAAAGCTACGGGTAAACTTAGTGAATGGTTGAGAACTGCTGAGGATAAAAGTTTCACTAAACAGATTTCCAACAGATACAGCAACAGAATTAGTATCTCCTCGTTGAGAACCTGCTAGGGAAAAACTGAGAGTAACTTTATCTCCTGTATTAAAGTTAAATATTGTTTTAGATTCTAGGCGACTAGCATTATTGGTACTACCGTCTAAATCTAAATACAAACCATTTCTCGGTAAATAATCATCCTTGCCATTACCAACTAAATCAAGACTACCATCGGTAATAGTCCAATTAGCTAAATTAGTATAGTTATATTTCCAAACACCGTTGTTTTCAGAATTAAAGTTATCGTTCAGTAAAAAAATAGCCATATTTGTATTCTCCTTTTTGGGTTTGTAGATGTTTCAGATATGAATTGATGAATGATGCAATGACTTGTAAATTTCATCACAACTGCGTTTGATTAACACAATAAATAATTGACATGAGGATTTGTTAGCCATTTCTGCCAATTTGATTGCACCTTTGTGCCATCTTGGTTGCATTTTGGCGCAAAATATAGTGAGCGGTTATTTGTATTGGGTTGAAGATGGAAAATTGCTGTGTATAGATCCCCTCCTTCCACAGCCCATTACAGGAGTAAAGACGCTAAAATTTGTAGCAGTTGACAACGGTTAAGTTAATGAGTCCCTCACTTGAAAAAATTTTAAGCGAGATTGAAGAACTGACTCCAGAAGAGCAATTGACAGTGATGGGGCATTTGGTGGAACGTGTGAAGAAACATATCACTCAAGCGCAACCAAAACGCAAATGGAACGATTTGAAGGGTATGGCTCCCTATCCGCTATTGGGTGAGGATGCTCAGGAATGGGTTTCGGGGACTCGACGGGAAGGAGATGAGCATCGAGAACGGTTGCTGCGAGGAGAGGAATGAGGATTAGTGATGCGTTACTACTTAGTTGGTGCGTGACGCTATAAGTCTCATTGCTTCTTTAAAATCTGATCGGAGCGTCACACACCCTACTACTTTTGCGTGAGCAATTAGAAAATCTGGGCGAAGCATTGCTGGATTTTAGCAGTATGGTTACTGAGGGCTTAAGCTAATCAACAGGAGTACGCGATCGCCTTCATCATTGCTCGTGTAGTAACATATCTCATGCGTCGAGATTCCATATTTTACAAACTGTTTCAACAATCACCCACACTGCTATTTGAACTATTGACAAATCCACCGACAAATGCGTATGAATATAAATTTGATTCAGTAGCTGTCAAAGAACCAAAATTTGAGATTGATGGCGTGTTTCTCCCACCAGAAACCGGAAATCCGGGGACAGTGTATTTCTGTGAAGTGCAGTTTTACAAGGATGAAAGACTGTATGAGCGAGTATTTGCCGAATCTTGGTTATATTTCTATCGCTACCGGGATAGGTTTAGTGATTGGCAAATAGTCATTATTTACCCATCACGTAGTCTGGAACAAAGTGATCTTTATCCTCACCGAGCATTTCTTTCTAGCGAACAAGTGCATCGGATATATTTGAATGAGTTAGGAGATATTCGCGCCTTACCTATGTGGGTAGCTTTAATGGTGTTGACAACGGTAAATGAGCAACTAGCACCACAGGAAGCTAGATATTTACTAGAACGTTCTGCTATTGAACAGACTGCAACTACAAATCGCGCCATAATTGAATTAATTACTACAATCATGGTGTACAAGTTTGAACACCTTAGCCGCGCAGAGGTAGAAAAAATGTTAGGTATTACACTCCAAGAAACACGAGTTTACAGAGAAATTAAGGAAGAGGCAGAACAAAGAGAAAAATCGCTCATTCTTCGCCAACTAACTCGACGAGTAGGAGAATTACCGCAACAGGTGCGTGAGCAGGTGGAAACTCTATCTTTAGAGCAATTAGAAAATCTGGGCGAAGCATTGCTGGATTTTACCAGTATGGCTAATTTGCACTCATGGTTAGAAGCACTCAAGGCTTAAGCTAATCGCACAGAGGTAGAAAAAAATGTTAGAAATTACTAAAGAAGTCGGGGAGCTAAAATCGCCACAACGAGAATTTTTTTGCAGTCCAGGTGAGTTGACAAACCATGCCTTTTGGTGAATTAGGATAGCGCTTAAATTCACCATGTAACTGTTTGGCTAAATTTTTAGCTAGCTTGGTTCCCATCCCTGAATGTGGAGATAAATCTGCCATCGCCTCAATCTTTAAACCGTTATCTGCGACTCGAATGACATTTTTCCCCTCTTCTTGAGTACAAATTACCTCAAGACGAGTAGTTCCATGAGCATATTTTCTGACATTACGCAATGCTTCTTCTAAAAAACGGCAGAGACTTCGTTTTTGTTCTGTAGTTAAATGGCGTTCATCAAGTGGTTCAAATTTGAGTACTTTATATTTGATATTTTGAAAGTATGTATAATCTCGTTCTACAATCTCGTTGTAGACTTCAAAGAGAATTTCATCCAAAGGTTGAGATAAATCTAGTCTTTGCTCTTGTTGTAAATAAAAACTATCTACGTCAATTACAGCCTCTTGTCTGACTAAATCATAAACATCGCGTAATTCTTGATTGAGTTGCTGAAGTTTAGATACAAATTCTGGAGGTGATAAGCTTTCATCGCTTTGCACTTCTCGCAAAATGATGTTTAATGTTTGCAAGGGATGACTATGGATAGCATCGAAGGTTTGGTCGATAATTAGCTGTCGGTCTTGAATGCGATTTAAGGCTTCATTGTATCGATAAAAAGCTGCTAAACCTATACCATTCAAGACTAAAGTTAAAAATGCTGGGACAAGGGGAATCCACCAACCAATAATAATTAATCCATAACAGATTATCACTAGACAAAAAATAGCGATCGCCATCCCAAACAGCAGCTTCCAGGGATTGTAAATGACACGCCCTAAAACTAATCCTAAAACCCCCCAAGTAATAATCCATAAATATTCCCAGCCATCAGCCCAAACATTAATCATTGAGCGCTGATCTAATACTGCACTAACTAATTGACTCACTACATGAGCTTGGATTTCCACACCATGAATTAGGGCTGGATTTTTGCTATTAATTGCTGATGAAGTTGCATAATCTTTAGCGCTGGAACTAGTCATCCCAATCATGACTATTTTGCCACGAATCCAATCAGGATTGACCTGGCCGCTTTGAATTTCTGTGAGGGAAACTCTGTGAAAAGGTTTTTGGCGATCGCGCACATTAATTAATATTTGGCTACTGTTAGCATCGGCTCGAATATATCCACCTGAGTTGGGCTGAAATCGAGGTATAATAGTTGAATTAAACTTGATTCCATACTCGTCATTTTCTACATTTTCTAAAAAAATATTTTTTGTTTTTAAATAACACTCTGTCAACTTCAAAGGAAAAGAAAATCGCCATTTTTTATCGTTGTTTAGTGCCATTAAAAGGCTACGTCTTTGCTTGCCATCTGTGTCAATTAAAGCATCAGCAAATCCTATTTGCTTATCAGGTAAATTAGGTGGAGCATGAAAAAATTCACCCTTGGTATCACCTATAGCTTTCTCAATACCAATTAAGTTTTTAGTTGTTTGAAAAATTTCCACAATTTCCTTATGTCCTGGTTCTTGTGGTAAGTCTCTGATAATATCTAGTCCAATGACAACGGGTTGATAACTTTTTAATAGCTTTAATAGTTTAGCAATATCTCTATCAGGAATTGGATATGATTTAATCTGCTTTATATCCTTCTCATTAATCCCTATAATCAAAATTCTTTCATCTAATTTTTCTTGGGGACGCAGGTACATAAGCTTATCAAACAAAGACCATTCTAGAAATTGCAATGTCCCCAACAATCGCAATATTATTATAAACAGAATTGCCGAAAATCCTGGTATTAGTCCTAAATAGAAAGTTTTGTTTTCTAAATTAATTTTTCTCCAAAATCGAGAAATCATAAAATTTTTAGAGATTTTACATTTTTATTAGTTAATACTTTCCTAAATATTTCATCGGTGGGCTAACGCATCATCAAAAATCTTAGGTGCGTTAGGACTAAAGTCCATAACACACCCTACTATTAATCTGACTAATCAATTAACCCTTCTTCTCTTGCGCGAATTTCAGCTTGAATGCGGAGATTCTTGCTCTTATCTGGGTAAACTCCTAACACATCGTAAATTTTAGTCCAATAGTGGCGAACTGTTCGTTCAGCAACATTCAGTCGCTGTCCAATAGGAATATCATGTAATCCTTCTTTAAATGCCATTTGTATAACTTTGATCCATTCTGGTTTTAATTCCAAGCCAGAACGCATTTCTTTAGGAGTATAATTAACACCTCTCAGCGCCCAATCAACTTTAGTTAACATCTCATTCATTGGCAAGCCTTTATCTGCAACTGTAAAACCTCCTTCATGATTACTAATTGCTGCTTTGAGTCGGATTAAAGCACGAGGAGTTGCGGTTTGAATCACAATATTGAGAGTTGGATATTGACGCATCAAGGTCTTAATTAACTGAATACCATTCTCAGTTTGAGCAGTTTCCCCAACGTTTGCTGGCATAGATAAATCAAATATAATTAAATCAAACTTGATACTTTCAGCTTGATTGAGTGCTGATTTAATGGTTTGTGCTTGGAAAATATCAGCTTCTGGATAATGCTGCTTTAATACATTGACAGTTGCATATAAAACTGATTCGTGATCATCAATCACCAAAATTTTCTGTTTGTTTGGCTTTTCTACACATTGATACATATATAGGCATCCATTTTGATTAGTGAATTGATTTGCGTATTCAAGCAATAGAGTTCTAGCGATAGTATTTGTAGGGTGGGCATTTCCCACCACATCCATGTCTTTTAATTCGGAAATCAAATATTAGTTCTATATGTTCATATCTGTCCGTAAATGTTGCCAACGGAAATACCAAGTTTCAGTATTATTGTTGTGCTGATACAAGCATTCTCCAAATATTAAAAAATTAAATGTATATCGCAGATAGTCTAACTCTAGAAAGTTTGATTTATAAGTTTTATTTTGTATATTTGAATCAGTCAATCGAACCATAATTTCACTAAAGTTTTTTCGTGGTCTTAAGCTAATAAATATAGATAGGGTATTGGGAATTGTTGCTAAAGTAATTTGCAAAAACTCTTCTAGTATCATCAAAATTAAACGATTGGTAGAAGGTAATTCCTGATGCCATTCCGTAGGCAATTCTATTTGCAATTTTAATCCAGGAAGGCGTGATTCCCATTTAGTTAATAAATACCAAATTGCTAGCGGTAGACTATTATCAATGTGTGGAGGAGATAAATAGTCACTTAGTTCCTTTAAAGAATGATGAAACTTTTCGATAGTTGCCAAGAAATATTGGTCTTGCTCTGGTTGAGAGAAAGCGGGATTTATAGATGATATTTCTAAATGTCTGCGGATAACAAATGACTCTTGCAGCAAACCATTTTGAATTGTTTCACCAGCTTGATACATTCTCAGCCATTGCCTACTATTCCACCAAATTAACGCTCTTTGTGTTTGCTGATAAGATATTAACAAGTAGAATAAAACCGCAACACAAGTAAGAATTACTACAAAGTATGTGAGAACAAGCATTTCTGTCTTCTAGAGGACTAATTTTCTACAACTACATCAGTATCAATATGTCATGTAGACAATTAATAAATGTACAGATGACTGAGTATACTTTCTTTTGCTCTCGGATAGATAGCAAGGAACAGCCAAACTATTGGCATAAAAGTGCAACCATTATCGCTAACAATGAGTTATGTCAGGTTCAATCACAGTAACCAAAAATTAGGTATTACGGGTTAACCGGATTCATGCAAGAGGCATATTAGACATCTGGTAGAAATTAATTCTGCGTTGCCCGAAATGCTTGTAGAGACGTTGCACTGCAACGTCTCTACATTCATTTTCACCAGATGTGTATTGATGTGGGCATAGAAGTATCAACTAAGGAATAATAAAGTCCTGACGAGCAATATTATCGATAATTGTGCGATGTTCAGCATTCGCCGCATTGCGGTAGATAGTGGCAAAATCTGCCATACCAGATTTCATCCCAGTTCTTAAATAAATCCCTGGAACCGCACCGGGGTGAACAAACCACAAATTATCTTGTCCATCAGCGCGGGTATCGTGTAAATCCCAGAATGTTGCTGCTACCCATGACTCGTTCCGATTAATGGGATTTTGACAAGCAAAAGTAGGATTTTCTACAGCAAAATCAAAGCCACCATCAGGAGATGCACCACGGTCAGATTGTGTCCAGAACACCATAAAATTAGCAAAGCCTTCCATCATCGCTAAACCAGGGGTATAACAGTCACCTAGAGTATGGCTACCACCAGAACCGGGAGGTCTGTTATTGTTCCAGTACTCATAGTTAATTTGGTGAGACAGTTCATGTTGCATCACCCCGTTGCGGCTAGCGTGAGATGGAATTAACCAAATATTCCCACCAGTGTTAGCACAACTCCAAGGCACTCCACTACCATTGCCGCAATCATAGGCTGTATTGGGGAAAACCACTTTAATCGAATCTTTCCTTAATGGATTAATCCCTCCATCCCAGTAAAGTTTAGACCAGAGGTTCATCCCTTCATCATAAATTTCACCTAAACCCCGGACTGCACCAGTGGAAGTATTTGCTATCCAACTGCCTTCGTTATGACTTAAGCTGACACTATTTCTTTCTGGCCCTACCCAGCGATAGGTATCTCCAGCAGAAGTTTGCGGTGTAAAAAAGCGGTTAAAGGCTACATACTGAAACTTGACTTTTCCTGCTTCTTGAGGAAATGACAGATTCCATGTACCGTTAGCCTCAATCCAATCTTCTGCTACGTTTACCCAGCTACCACCCTGTTGTCTCCAGGCGCGTACACGCCAACCAAAGGCAGGATGTAATAAATTGTCCATGCCTCTCCAAGAAAATACCCCATTTGCTTGGACAGTTCCTGCTGCTAGCAAGGTTTTATTTAACTTCTGAGATTTTGGTTGAGGGAAGTCCCTTAAAACTGGTTTGCGAATAGTCCGTCGGATAAGATCCGGCTTAACTTTAATAATATTTGGACTTTCTTTGCCACCTGATGATTCTGTGGGAATTTTGAAAATTGTTTCTCGCTCCATATTCAGCAATTCTTTCATTGCTGGCCTTCTAATATTACCTACAGGAGCGCGAGGTATGGAACCATCATCTTTGTTAACAGAAAATGAATCTCCCAAGACTGAATCTCTTTCATCTGGAACTAAAAATAGTTTTTCATAAGTGGATGCTTGATATTTACCATTTTCTACTAAAAAGTAAATATCTACAGTATGCCGACCAGCGAGTATTCCCTGTTCACTGCGGAGGTTTAAATCAAAGTTAATTTGCCACTTGCCATCTTGAAAAATCCCTCCAGTATAAGTTACAGTTCTTGACTCGCCAGGCTTTAGCAAGATTCTACCTTCTCCTAAACTAAATGCGTATGACTCGTTTTTGATTGATGGTAGTTCAATTATTAAGGGATATTTCGTCACATTTTCTAGAAGAAACACTCCTTTAATCTCACGCGCGCTTCCTTCCGGCGCAACTTCACTCTGACGGGTAATTACTCCCAGGGGTTGTTCAGCATTAGCCTTAAATGTCATACCTGTGATTAAGGTGCTAGCAAGAGTTAAAGCACAAGCAATTTTTTGGAATTTCATCATTAATAACTTCCCTTTTTCTATTTTGACAAATGCTATTGTCACTTAGTAAGTAACCAAGCGCGAATGTCTTAATTGATTTATTTGTTTAATGTTGTGATTTTATGCAGTATTCTGAATTTCAGAACTTAAATAAATCTTAGGCGAGAATATATTTTAGTATGTGAAATCATGTATAAATATTCACATAAATACAAATATTTATACCAAATAAAATCAGTGGTACTTAATCTAGAACTTCTGTCAAAAATAATACTCTTAAAAATTCCGAACACAACTCATAGTCATATCGACTATGATTAAGACAAGAACTTAAATAAACAATCTCAACTTAAAAGGAGCGAATTATGAACTTTACTCGCTTTGAACATCTCAACGTTGCTTGTCAAGATATTGATGCAACTCAGCAGTTTTACCAAACTCTATTTCCTGATTGGTATGTACGCGCTCAAGGAAAATCAGATAATGGCGATCGCTGGATACATTTTGGCAATCATCAATTCTATATATCCTTGAATGATTATGCTGGGCAAAAGCGCTTACAGCAACCCTACGAAGGGATTGGGATTAATCACGTCGGCTTTGTGATTGCAGATGGGGAAGCGATGAAACAATGGCTGGAGAAACAAGGGATTGAATATTACACGATGACAGCACCAGAAACCAAGCACAGAATTTATGTCAATGATCCTGATGGGAATGAAATTGAGTTAGTTGAGTATCAGCCTGATTATGCACTCAAATGATTGACATAATCAAACAAATGTCTTGATGTTTCTATGTAATGGCGAACTCAGTTAAGGCCCTTTTACTAGGGTGATGGAAACCCAAAATAATATCAGTTTTGGGGATACCTGCTGCTAACAGAGCATCAACAATCTCTAAGTTGGTGTTGTCTTCTTCCACCCAGATTTTACCGTTTTGAATCTGGAGGTATAAGATAATGTGCTGCACTCGTCTTTTACTATCCCAGCCGCAACGCAACCACAGGTATTGATCGCGTTGATCGTCTAAAATTAGGCGATCGCTTACGTTAGGTAAAACGCCATCAGTTACACTGGATGGAATACCATCGCTAATTTTAGTTTGTTTCGTGTTGGCGGGTTGAGAATTAGCCAAGTCATAGTATTTTTTAATAGTTTCTTGAACTATATAACGATATTGGGTTAAAGTATCCATTGCACGATTTGCTCCTGTTGGATATCTACGATAACTAATTGCAGATTATTTTGGCGGGTAATGAGTTGAACTGATGGACGTTGAAAAAAGTTTAAATAAACAATGTCGTCAATTGCTAGGTACAAATTATATTCAGGTTCGCTGACTTGGATGAGGTTGCGATAGACGATGTACTGTCCAAGGGCATTGTGAAAATCATACATTTGAGATTTACCCACAAAGCTTTTGATTTCTACAACAATTTTCTGCCCCTGGCGTTGTGCTGCGATTGGTTTTTCTGCGGCTAAGTCAGCATACAGTTCAGCATCTTCATATTTAATTATGTAAGGATCAGCAATTATTAGCCATCCATCTTTAATCAAAGCATTTTTTACAGCATCGTGATAAAGGTCTTTGGCAGGCATGAAGTTGTATTTTGAGGTGTGAAGTTAGCTCTTACGAGCTTGTCATATTAGGGTCTGGGATCAGAAAACCTGCACCCTAAAATCCTGAATCAAAAATTCTATTCCGATATATCGTAATATATCACGATATATCGTATAGTAGAAGAAATAGATTCAGGACTTACTTATGTTTAAACACTTTCGTCCACGCTTTTTCACACCTGCATGGGTAGGCGTTAGCCCAGACGAGCGATTAATGTTCAATCATCACTTTCAGCATGGTCGGCATCGTGGTAGAGATCATGGTAGAGACTGGGGTGATGAGATGTTTGGGCGTGGTTGGGGAGAGGAATATCGCACTCGCCGGGGTGATATCAAATTCCTGTTGTTGGAATTGTTATCCGAGCATCCCAGTCATGGCTATGATTTAATCAAAGCTATGGAAGTCCGCTATGGTGGTTTTCGTCGCCTCAGTCCCGGCTCGGTTTATCCCACCCTGCAAATGTTGGAGGATGGAGGCTATCTGACGAGTCAAGCTGAAGGTGGTAAACGGATTTACACCATTACAGATGAGGGTAGAAAACTCTTGTCTGGGCGTGTCCAACAAGAAGATTTAGATTCCCCTGGGGATGCTTTTAAAAACTTTGTCAAAGGTAAACCCCAGCAGTTGATGGAGTTGCGGAATGCGGCGGGAGAGTTAGC
Coding sequences within it:
- a CDS encoding DUF4351 domain-containing protein, which gives rise to MREQLENLGEALLDFSSMVTEGLS
- a CDS encoding XisH family protein; this translates as MPAKDLYHDAVKNALIKDGWLIIADPYIIKYEDAELYADLAAEKPIAAQRQGQKIVVEIKSFVGKSQMYDFHNALGQYIVYRNLIQVSEPEYNLYLAIDDIVYLNFFQRPSVQLITRQNNLQLVIVDIQQEQIVQWIL
- a CDS encoding PadR family transcriptional regulator: MFKHFRPRFFTPAWVGVSPDERLMFNHHFQHGRHRGRDHGRDWGDEMFGRGWGEEYRTRRGDIKFLLLELLSEHPSHGYDLIKAMEVRYGGFRRLSPGSVYPTLQMLEDGGYLTSQAEGGKRIYTITDEGRKLLSGRVQQEDLDSPGDAFKNFVKGKPQQLMELRNAAGELAVAVMQVARSGNVERMQRVRELLEQVKREIYTILAEK
- a CDS encoding CHASE2 domain-containing protein, coding for MISRFWRKINLENKTFYLGLIPGFSAILFIIILRLLGTLQFLEWSLFDKLMYLRPQEKLDERILIIGINEKDIKQIKSYPIPDRDIAKLLKLLKSYQPVVIGLDIIRDLPQEPGHKEIVEIFQTTKNLIGIEKAIGDTKGEFFHAPPNLPDKQIGFADALIDTDGKQRRSLLMALNNDKKWRFSFPLKLTECYLKTKNIFLENVENDEYGIKFNSTIIPRFQPNSGGYIRADANSSQILINVRDRQKPFHRVSLTEIQSGQVNPDWIRGKIVMIGMTSSSAKDYATSSAINSKNPALIHGVEIQAHVVSQLVSAVLDQRSMINVWADGWEYLWIITWGVLGLVLGRVIYNPWKLLFGMAIAIFCLVIICYGLIIIGWWIPLVPAFLTLVLNGIGLAAFYRYNEALNRIQDRQLIIDQTFDAIHSHPLQTLNIILREVQSDESLSPPEFVSKLQQLNQELRDVYDLVRQEAVIDVDSFYLQQEQRLDLSQPLDEILFEVYNEIVERDYTYFQNIKYKVLKFEPLDERHLTTEQKRSLCRFLEEALRNVRKYAHGTTRLEVICTQEEGKNVIRVADNGLKIEAMADLSPHSGMGTKLAKNLAKQLHGEFKRYPNSPKGMVCQLTWTAKKFSLWRF
- a CDS encoding VOC family protein, whose translation is MNFTRFEHLNVACQDIDATQQFYQTLFPDWYVRAQGKSDNGDRWIHFGNHQFYISLNDYAGQKRLQQPYEGIGINHVGFVIADGEAMKQWLEKQGIEYYTMTAPETKHRIYVNDPDGNEIELVEYQPDYALK
- a CDS encoding response regulator transcription factor codes for the protein MYQCVEKPNKQKILVIDDHESVLYATVNVLKQHYPEADIFQAQTIKSALNQAESIKFDLIIFDLSMPANVGETAQTENGIQLIKTLMRQYPTLNIVIQTATPRALIRLKAAISNHEGGFTVADKGLPMNEMLTKVDWALRGVNYTPKEMRSGLELKPEWIKVIQMAFKEGLHDIPIGQRLNVAERTVRHYWTKIYDVLGVYPDKSKNLRIQAEIRAREEGLID
- a CDS encoding Rpn family recombination-promoting nuclease/putative transposase, which translates into the protein MRRDSIFYKLFQQSPTLLFELLTNPPTNAYEYKFDSVAVKEPKFEIDGVFLPPETGNPGTVYFCEVQFYKDERLYERVFAESWLYFYRYRDRFSDWQIVIIYPSRSLEQSDLYPHRAFLSSEQVHRIYLNELGDIRALPMWVALMVLTTVNEQLAPQEARYLLERSAIEQTATTNRAIIELITTIMVYKFEHLSRAEVEKMLGITLQETRVYREIKEEAEQREKSLILRQLTRRVGELPQQVREQVETLSLEQLENLGEALLDFTSMANLHSWLEALKA
- a CDS encoding XisI protein, encoding MDTLTQYRYIVQETIKKYYDLANSQPANTKQTKISDGIPSSVTDGVLPNVSDRLILDDQRDQYLWLRCGWDSKRRVQHIILYLQIQNGKIWVEEDNTNLEIVDALLAAGIPKTDIILGFHHPSKRALTEFAIT
- a CDS encoding Calx-beta domain-containing protein; amino-acid sequence: MAIFLLNDNFNSENNGVWKYNYTNLANWTITDGSLDLVGNGKDDYLPRNGLYLDLDGSTNNASRLESKTIFNFNTGDKVTLSFSLAGSQRGDTNSVAVSVGNLFSETFILSSSQPFTKFTRSFTITSAANGKLIFDHAGGDTYGLLLDNVELIRTASNSLEIANSQTEFSAIQGQNNWYYGYYNGPFNSSDFQLMTQFIDSSTWFVQEGTYWTNLRAISGHPNGKTTGGGRLPVEQWAVRRWVSEIDGTVDISGDLKSLSSSYGIVGRIFVDGVETWSQILDGGQGINYKVRVAVNKGSFVDFALDPRDSNDLYDTSEFTATIYSNTSPNNGTLVFSSPQFSVREDGTPIAAVTVTRTNGNDGAVSAKINLKDGTAKAPSDYNNTAITVNFADGETSKTVTIPIVNDIIDESNETITLTLSNPTGGATLGTVSNATVSIIDDDPQPIIKLSANQTIVEGLTNPQNAGYTISLSNPSSQTITVQYTTANGTATAGSDYTATTGTLTFNPGDTSKVINIPILNDSVNEVDETFTLKLTSPTNATLGTTNTVTTTITDTLSTAVTTTLPTNVENLTLTGTAAISGTGNAGNNILKGNSANNTLAGGDGNDTYAYVANTTLGTDTITETTTGGIDTINFTGSTVGVKVNLGVTTSQTVNSNLKLILSANNVIENATGGAGNDRLTGNSLNNILSGGSGNDQIQGLAGDDTLFGGAGDDILTGGAGRDRYLFQGGGVSTLGVDYISDFAVGQDLIVLSKASFTAVINGVGQALSDFAVVSDDEFVNASNARIVFSQGSGSVFYNQDSNVLGTGTVFEFARLGNPDITLSASDFSLIA